DNA sequence from the Centropristis striata isolate RG_2023a ecotype Rhode Island chromosome 17, C.striata_1.0, whole genome shotgun sequence genome:
TCCACTCTCTTTCTCACAATCAAACAAGTGAATTCATCGGACTCTGGACTGTATTTCTGTGGATTTTATGAAGATGGAATTTACACTTTCAATGTGACACGTTTCAAGGTTAAAGGTAAGATCAGTCTCTTCTGTAGTaataatagttttaaaacaacatcCTTTATGCAAAATAgtcaattttataattttaattaaatgagagactttatcttttatttctttaacaGGCAGCGATGAGTCAGGTGATGACACAGAAAACAACTGTAAAAGTAAGATTCTCATAAAGATTTCTCATTGCACAGGTTATCAGATGCTTGAAGGTAAAACAGTTAAACTCAGTTTGTTTCAGTGTTAATTTTGTCAGGTTTTTAAGCCTCCGAAGGtaaatgatttaaatgtttttcttttggtgGTCATTCTTCAGTCATTTGTGCTTgtatatttaataaagtatatttttatcattgtcttctaaaaacacagacaacaatCTGACTgtttaaacataaacaaaatgtgacAATATTGCAAATACGTCGAAATGAAGTGAAGActaatttaacctttattttattaaaaggcAGCAGTGAGAAACATGATGACGGGGAAAACAAGCATAACAGTAAGATTCTATAAGATCTGCCATTGTTCATATTATCAGATGTTTGAATGTAATTTTAGTCTGTAAAGGTAAAACACAGAATAACTTGATGATCTTTCTTGTTGAAGAGTCTGACAGAATCACACAGCTGACGAGTCCCATCCTGGCCGCTCTGACTGCTTTACTTGTACTTGTCATCATTGGTCTGGTTGTTAAAGTCAGGAAGCTTCAGACAGgtactttacatgaaaaacatttagtTTACCAAAGACAGTGACTAATTAACTGACGAGATCTTTTGTTTCTGTCACTCAGCAAATAAAGAAGAACAGAGTCCAGAGCACGGAGAGGTGAAtatggtttttgtgtgtgtgtgtgtgtgtgtgtgtgtgtgtgtgtgttctttatgcttttattttattttattttaatttattttatttaatagttcCATTTTTGGCTCTGTTTCAgtcaacaataaatatatattttgcactTACCCCTGCTCATGAAATTCAAAAACACTTTTGAAGTTTTATgtaattataaattaatattggCCACCTATTAATATTAGTATCCACCCTTGAGAACTGTGTGACTTTATTGTGTGAAATAAAATCACGTCAAGTCACCACATTAAGACTGTAAATCCTCTTTAACAGAATGCGGCCTCTGATGACCTGAACTACGCAGCAGTGACATTTCGAACAGCGAAGCCAAAAAGAAGAGAGCTGGAGCCAAATGTTATTTATGCTGCCACCAGATAGACTCAGGAGGCACCTGGAACTGATGCTGCATCAGATTAATATGCGTTGAGCTTTTGTATGGCTTGCTTGTGATAAGAATATAATAAAGATCTGATGTTTATTCATTTGTAAGTGTCTTACTTGCCTACTGCAGAGCTTAAATTATCAGCAtttcctaaaataaaaatagaagtgAGTGAGGTACACATTCGTTGTTTGACAGGAAGAGACAGCACGCTGTGGTCTGAGCACGAGGTTTCTACATCTATCATCTGAAAAGAAGAAGTAAATGCTGGCtggtaaatttaaaaaaaaaaataaacaaaaaaaactcctgaagtgCACTGAGCTCAGAAGAAGCCCCTTTTCAACAAACTTCAGGCTGTTGAATTTCAATttggtttactttttttgtgcaggCATAAAGGTCATACACATCaattatggttttttttatgcACTTATTACACATAGATTGCACAGAACTGCTGCAAACTCTTTTTAGTTCTACTTCAATATACATATTTAAGACATTAAATATTCACAAAGAGGGGAacccaacaaacaaacaaaaaacatgaatttcaaacacaaaaattaacttCAACCtagatttaacattttaaatttgactGAGCAATGTTGTTATTGATGACTGCATCACTTAAACCACGATACAATGACATCATGTCATTACATTACTATGACATCAAGTTCAGTGTGGTGATGTGTGTCCTTTCTGAGTGTAGCAGTCTCCTGAGCATGAGCAAAGGGCAGTGCACTTGAGAGCAGCCTTTTTGCACTTGCAGTGTGTCGTACACTCCATATCTAACATTAGTTGAAACAACAACTTGAGTTTAACAGtgtagaaacacattttagtggcTGTAATTTGAGGAAGCATACATCACTCTGTTGCTTTTTGCTTCACCCTTTGATGGAAATCTAAAACAAGGGGTAGAGGTTCCAGTTAAAACTGCTATGCCTGTTGTACGCCATATTGTTGCAGTGTTTCTGCCTgttagtaattgtgtgtaacATGCAGTCGAGTTGCCATCTAAAAATACCAATGTTTATAATCAGTTATTACTTTGTGAGCTCTTTATGACTTAAATGacataaatgtaaacattagATTCATTAAAGTGCTGCATGAATGTGTCAGTCACTTGAATGTGATTTCTCAACATtatgacacacaatgactatcacaaaaaaatccaaactacaGGTGTAAAGGCACCCAAAGAGTGTTGAGAGAAAAATACCTTTAACTTGTTCTCTGGATGCTAAGGTTGCATCAAACCTTGTTTTTTCTGAAAGCATGCATGTGGTCAGTGTGATGCATTAGAAAAGAGCCCGCCTCTTTACATTAAAGGCAGCGTTACTGCAGCACAGTTCATTTGTGGACCTTGCATAGCGGCAGTCACGCACCATGAAGAAGTTCATCTTGATAACAGCTTTACTTCTCTGCAGCCTCAGTAAGTCCTGACACTGAATTACACAAAACTGCATCAGTCTTATTGTATGTTTAAAGTTCTCTAATTGAAAAGTTCTGACgtctctgctgtttgtttcagGCTGGATCTCTGTCTCAGGTTCTGAGAATCAGACTGTGGAGGTCCAGGCTGGTGGAGAAGTCACTCTGACGTGCGCCAACATGTCCAACACACCAACTAGCATAGAGTGGTTCAGAATGATCAACAGAACCAAGCCCAGCTGTATCTCCTCTCTGTACAAGGCAGACAGCAAGGCTTCATACTGTGATGGATTTCAAAATGGATTTGAAATGAGCTCCAACAACATAACTGTCTGTCTTAAAATCAAGCATGTGGATCTATCTGACTCTGGAGTGTATTTCTGTGGGTTTTACATCAACTCATATACAGTCATTACCGATGCAACACATTTAATCGTTCAAGGTAAGATCATGGTTAAACCTCTTTTTCTCAATATATTACAGTAGATCTCAAATGTGTAGTATGAAAACAGCGTAAAGACCAACAAGAAATGAAGTTGTGTCAAAACAACAATTATCCCCattctttttttaaggaaacGATGAATATGATGGTGAACTGGATTGTACAACTGAAAGTAAGGTTCTTCGACTAGATTTTGCAAGTTACCACGGAGACAGTTATTAATCATGTCTAAAGCATATTAAACAGAGTTTTATTCtattaattttctcatagatgaGCCTAATGGACTGACAATCCTCATCAGTGTGATCCTGGGTTTTCTTGCTGTTTCCCTCACTATAGCTGTCATTGTCCTGGTTGTTAAAAACAGGAAACTTCAGACAGGTACCGGTGATATTTAGTTTGTTGAACAATCCAAAGGACAGTATATGGTCAGTTATGATAAACTAATCAGACTTTTGTCTTTTGCTGTAGCTGTAAATGGAAAACCACAGCAAGAAACAAACAAGGTAAACCCAGCATCAATGTATATAAACTGTGTGTCGTGATTTTAAAGTAGCATTTGAACACATGATAAGTCTGTAATAGTCCTGAGCTGCTGCATGTGGTGTCAGACAGTTTAGCTCAAAGTAAATTTGTTCCCATTAAATCATAATGTAAATTATAATTTCAGTTGTGATCTGGAATTACAATTATATTTGCCAAGGGGctgtttttttcagctttgttactctgtcagcaggattacagaaacaCTACTGGCCTGATATTATGAATCTTAATGGAATCAGTACCGCTCATTGTTCAGATGTAAAGATATATGGGTCAGCCGGCCCAATAGTCAGATAATACAAACTGGAAACTGTCAATGGTCTTCtaggaaataaattattttaaaatgctatGATTAAGGAATAGTTAGGTTTAAGCAGGAAAAACCACGTAGTTAGGATTAGACAAAGATCACTTCTTTGGACTATTGGGTCCGTTGGACTAATGGTAATGTAGGAAGTGTGTCGCATGGGACAACAAAGAACCCATTAAGTTATGGAGCATATGTGAATCACAGGACGGGTCGcacattttttgtcactttcgTAACATTCtggcatttgtgctgcagtcATGTAGTTttggaataattggaaaaattgTTCTTGACTGGGAAAACGAACTTGCTCCCTCAAGTCTGAACATGAACATTTCAAGAATAGTGGAAGACGTGTTTCAGCTGTGATCTTTGAACTCTAAACTGATAGTTGAGGTTCATTCAAATAGAAAAATAAGGTGGTTTTACTAGCATTTCGCTCAATTCATCTATTCTTCCAAAGGCTCTAAAATGTGTTGTGTGACCTCGGATCAAACAgagtttttcttagttttaatATAAATTGTGCAACACAGTTGggattatattaaaaatatttttgttattctgaCTTCTATTAAACTATGGTTAACACTCAGCCTCAAGGATTATTAGTGGAACTATCTACACATCCACTAATTTGTGTGTGATACAGTGTGTGACTCTTAAATACTCTTATTTGCAGAATCTGGGTGCAGATGAACTGAACTACGCAGCTCTACGTTTCCAGGCAAAGCCAAAAAGAAGCCACAGGCCTGCATGTGAGAGAGAGCTGGAGCCAGATGTTGTGTATGCTGCCACCAGATAGACTCAGGAAACATCTGGAACTGCAGCTCACAGTGGAACTAATgcttattattagggcctctgGGCAATCGcacagctattttttaatttttcttaaaaaaaaatcatatgtagacattcaggaagaactcgggacgctcaaagtgaagtcagatcaatgataggtatgatggttttgccaaaaatgctttctgttcaaggccagaaattccacctgtcaATGTTCTGGGACAttagcaggtgtcagttaattctgttgattgttttgatctgattgcctttgatctttgatgtgattacagttacagatacacacacacacacatgcgcgtaagcacgcacactcctcacacatgcatacactatgaggggcattttatgccatcacactatactaaaacgcgtgtacagcgcctatgcgatgacatcaaacgtctaacgtgcgcgtgtaaattccattcactttcaatggacagacaggcgtcacgtaggcgtcacgcagacgctgtacacgcgttgttgcgcatacgcctacgtgacggctgcatgacgggtgaactacgcctcaaatacgtgacatgaagacccgcgtgactgttaagtacaattctacataggcgtacaaacacgcgtattgcgagtacaccagataacatgggtgacgggtgaaaagtgccacgagcgaacgtagtggacgcctgtgtgtgtgtgtaacgcgtgtacgcctataacagttcagctgttacacagagtctcatcttcatatggtattgtttataagaaagcagaacttatagatgaactccaagcccccacagagctgtcaggatatttctattattttcaggcccatttttattttcttgttaatgaaatctctctctctctctctctctctctctctctctctctctctctcggtttGAATGATAtggaattgatatttaatgatagcaagggtgaaagggataattaaaataatttcagctacttaaaaaatagtaatagtaaagtgtgacgctcacagccagttcccagcttcgcgcgcggacata
Encoded proteins:
- the LOC131989704 gene encoding uncharacterized protein LOC131989704; the encoded protein is MKKFILITALLLCSLSWISVSGSENQTVEVQAGGEVTLTCANMSNTPTSIEWFRMINRTKPSCISSLYKADSKASYCDGFQNGFEMSSNNITVCLKIKHVDLSDSGVYFCGFYINSYTVITDATHLIVQGNDEYDGELDCTTENEPNGLTILISVILGFLAVSLTIAVIVLVVKNRKLQTAVNGKPQQETNKVNPASMYINYELNYAALRFQAKPKRSHRPACERELEPDVVYAATR